A stretch of Dryobates pubescens isolate bDryPub1 chromosome 35, bDryPub1.pri, whole genome shotgun sequence DNA encodes these proteins:
- the PFKFB2 gene encoding 6-phosphofructo-2-kinase/fructose-2,6-bisphosphatase 2 isoform X2, with protein MSAEPRHGGPPRGRAGALRGGEKQCSWASYMTNSPTMIVMIGLPARGKTYVSKKLTRYLNWIGVPTKVFNLGVYRREAVKSYKSYEFFRHDNKEAMEIRKQCALVALQDVKAYLLEECGQIAVFDATNTTRERRDLILSFAKENAFKVFFVESVCDDPEVIAANILEVKVSSPDYPERNRENVMDDFLKRIECYKVTYQPLDPDVYDKDLSFIKVINVGQRFLVNRVQDYIQSKIVYYLMNIHVQPRTIYLCRHGESDYNLLGKIGGDSGLSPRGKQFAQALKKFIEEQEIVDLKVWTSQLKRTIQTAESLGVTYEQWKILNEIDAGVCEEMTYAEIEAKYPEEFALRDQEKYLYRYPGGESYQDLVQRLEPVIMELERQGNVLVISHQAVMRCLLAYFLDKNADELPYLRCPLHTILKLTPVAYGCKVETITLNVEAVNTHRDKPSLNSLNLPISPSPVRMRRNSFTPRASVDVVKRPRHYSLGSKPLDLLASFPSLEAQDGAGQPQLQVGVQRMADLMV; from the exons ATGTCGGCGGAGCCCCGGCACGGCGGCCCCCCGCGGGGTAGGGCCGGGGCGCTGCGCGGCGGCGAGAAGCAGTGCT CATGGGCCTCCTACATGACCAACTCCCCGACTATGATTGTCATGATCGGCCTCCCTGCCCGGGGCAAGACCTACGTGTCCAAGAAGCTCACCCGCTACCTCAACTGGATTGGGGTGCCCACCAAAG tgTTTAATTTAGGAGTGTATCGCCGGGAAGCCGTCAAGTCTTACAAGTCCTACGAGTTCTTCAGGCACGACAACAAAGAGGCCATGGAAATCCGCAA GCAGTGTGCCTTGGTGGCTCTACAAGATGTGAAGGCTTACCTCCTGGAGGAGTGTGGGCAAATAGCT GTGTTTGATGCGACCAACACGACTCGGGAGAGGAGGGACCTGATCTTGAGCTTTGCTAAAGAAAATGCTTTCAAG GTGTTCTTCGTGGAGTCCGTCTGCGACGATCCAGAAGTCATCGCTGCCAACATCCTG gaggtgaaggTTTCCAGCCCTGACTACCCAGAGAGAAACAGGGAGAATGTGATGGATGATTTCCTGAAGAGGATAGAGTGCTACAAGGTCACTTACCAGCCTCTTGATCCTGATGTTTATGACAA AGATCTTTCCTTCATCAAAGTGATCAACGTGGGACAGAGGTTCCTGGTGAACAGAGTCCAGGATTACATCCAGAGTAAAATTGTCTATTACCTGATGAACATCCACGTCCAGCCACGAACCATCTACCTCTGCCGGCACGGCGAGAGCGACTACAACCTCCTTGGCAAGATTGGGGGAGACTCTGGCCTGTCCCCACGTGGGAAGCAG TTTGCTCAGGCACTGAAGAAGTTCATTGAGGAGCAGGAAATTGTTGATCTGAAGGTGTGGACCAGCCAGCTGAAGAGGACAATCCAGACAGCTGAGTCCCTGGGGGTGACATATGAGCAGTGGAAGATTCTCAATGAGATTGATGCT GGGGTCTGTGAAGAAATGACCTATGCAGAGATTGAAGCCAAGTACCCAGAGGAGTTTGCCTTGAGGGATCAGGAGAAATATCTTTATCGCTATCCTGGAGGTGAG TCCTACCAGGACTTGGTCCAACGTTTGGAGCCGGTAATTATGGAGCTGGAAAGGCAAGGCAACGTCCTGGTGATCTCCCACCAGGCAGTTATGAGGTGCCTCTTGGCTTATTTTCTTGACAAGAATGCAG ATGAGCTGCCCTACCTGCGCTGTCCCCTCCACACCATCCTCAAGCTCACTCCTGTTGCATATG GTTGTAAAGTGGAGACCATCACCCTGAATGTGGAAGCAGTGAACACCCACAGGGACAAACCCTCTCTCAACTCA ctcaACCTTCCCATCAGCCCAAGCCCCGTaaggatgagaagaaacagcTTCACGCCGCGGGCCAGCGTGGACGTGGTCAAGCGCCCGCGGCATTACAGCCTGGGGAGCAaacctcttgacctgctggcatctttcccatccctggaagctcAAGATGGAGCTGGCCAACCACAGCTGCAAGTTGGTGTCCAG AGGATGGCTGACTTAATGGTGTAG
- the PFKFB2 gene encoding 6-phosphofructo-2-kinase/fructose-2,6-bisphosphatase 2 isoform X3 — protein MSAEPRHGGPPRGRAGALRGGEKQCSWASYMTNSPTMIVMIGLPARGKTYVSKKLTRYLNWIGVPTKVFNLGVYRREAVKSYKSYEFFRHDNKEAMEIRKQCALVALQDVKAYLLEECGQIAVFDATNTTRERRDLILSFAKENAFKVFFVESVCDDPEVIAANILEVKVSSPDYPERNRENVMDDFLKRIECYKVTYQPLDPDVYDKDLSFIKVINVGQRFLVNRVQDYIQSKIVYYLMNIHVQPRTIYLCRHGESDYNLLGKIGGDSGLSPRGKQFAQALKKFIEEQEIVDLKVWTSQLKRTIQTAESLGVTYEQWKILNEIDAGVCEEMTYAEIEAKYPEEFALRDQEKYLYRYPGGESYQDLVQRLEPVIMELERQGNVLVISHQAVMRCLLAYFLDKNADELPYLRCPLHTILKLTPVAYGCKVETITLNVEAVNTHRDKPSLNSLNLPISPSPVRMRRNSFTPRASVDVVKRPRHYSLGSKPLDLLASFPSLEAQDGAGQPQLQPHGGNVCL, from the exons ATGTCGGCGGAGCCCCGGCACGGCGGCCCCCCGCGGGGTAGGGCCGGGGCGCTGCGCGGCGGCGAGAAGCAGTGCT CATGGGCCTCCTACATGACCAACTCCCCGACTATGATTGTCATGATCGGCCTCCCTGCCCGGGGCAAGACCTACGTGTCCAAGAAGCTCACCCGCTACCTCAACTGGATTGGGGTGCCCACCAAAG tgTTTAATTTAGGAGTGTATCGCCGGGAAGCCGTCAAGTCTTACAAGTCCTACGAGTTCTTCAGGCACGACAACAAAGAGGCCATGGAAATCCGCAA GCAGTGTGCCTTGGTGGCTCTACAAGATGTGAAGGCTTACCTCCTGGAGGAGTGTGGGCAAATAGCT GTGTTTGATGCGACCAACACGACTCGGGAGAGGAGGGACCTGATCTTGAGCTTTGCTAAAGAAAATGCTTTCAAG GTGTTCTTCGTGGAGTCCGTCTGCGACGATCCAGAAGTCATCGCTGCCAACATCCTG gaggtgaaggTTTCCAGCCCTGACTACCCAGAGAGAAACAGGGAGAATGTGATGGATGATTTCCTGAAGAGGATAGAGTGCTACAAGGTCACTTACCAGCCTCTTGATCCTGATGTTTATGACAA AGATCTTTCCTTCATCAAAGTGATCAACGTGGGACAGAGGTTCCTGGTGAACAGAGTCCAGGATTACATCCAGAGTAAAATTGTCTATTACCTGATGAACATCCACGTCCAGCCACGAACCATCTACCTCTGCCGGCACGGCGAGAGCGACTACAACCTCCTTGGCAAGATTGGGGGAGACTCTGGCCTGTCCCCACGTGGGAAGCAG TTTGCTCAGGCACTGAAGAAGTTCATTGAGGAGCAGGAAATTGTTGATCTGAAGGTGTGGACCAGCCAGCTGAAGAGGACAATCCAGACAGCTGAGTCCCTGGGGGTGACATATGAGCAGTGGAAGATTCTCAATGAGATTGATGCT GGGGTCTGTGAAGAAATGACCTATGCAGAGATTGAAGCCAAGTACCCAGAGGAGTTTGCCTTGAGGGATCAGGAGAAATATCTTTATCGCTATCCTGGAGGTGAG TCCTACCAGGACTTGGTCCAACGTTTGGAGCCGGTAATTATGGAGCTGGAAAGGCAAGGCAACGTCCTGGTGATCTCCCACCAGGCAGTTATGAGGTGCCTCTTGGCTTATTTTCTTGACAAGAATGCAG ATGAGCTGCCCTACCTGCGCTGTCCCCTCCACACCATCCTCAAGCTCACTCCTGTTGCATATG GTTGTAAAGTGGAGACCATCACCCTGAATGTGGAAGCAGTGAACACCCACAGGGACAAACCCTCTCTCAACTCA ctcaACCTTCCCATCAGCCCAAGCCCCGTaaggatgagaagaaacagcTTCACGCCGCGGGCCAGCGTGGACGTGGTCAAGCGCCCGCGGCATTACAGCCTGGGGAGCAaacctcttgacctgctggcatctttcccatccctggaagctcAAGATGGAGCTGGCCAACCACAGCTGCAA cCTCATGGGGGAAATGTTTGCCTGTGa
- the PFKFB2 gene encoding 6-phosphofructo-2-kinase/fructose-2,6-bisphosphatase 2 isoform X1 has product MSAEPRHGGPPRGRAGALRGGEKQCSWASYMTNSPTMIVMIGLPARGKTYVSKKLTRYLNWIGVPTKVFNLGVYRREAVKSYKSYEFFRHDNKEAMEIRKQCALVALQDVKAYLLEECGQIAVFDATNTTRERRDLILSFAKENAFKVFFVESVCDDPEVIAANILEVKVSSPDYPERNRENVMDDFLKRIECYKVTYQPLDPDVYDKDLSFIKVINVGQRFLVNRVQDYIQSKIVYYLMNIHVQPRTIYLCRHGESDYNLLGKIGGDSGLSPRGKQFAQALKKFIEEQEIVDLKVWTSQLKRTIQTAESLGVTYEQWKILNEIDAGVCEEMTYAEIEAKYPEEFALRDQEKYLYRYPGGESYQDLVQRLEPVIMELERQGNVLVISHQAVMRCLLAYFLDKNADELPYLRCPLHTILKLTPVAYGCKVETITLNVEAVNTHRDKPSLNSLNLPISPSPVRMRRNSFTPRASVDVVKRPRHYSLGSKPLDLLASFPSLEAQDGAGQPQLQVGVQPHGGNVCL; this is encoded by the exons ATGTCGGCGGAGCCCCGGCACGGCGGCCCCCCGCGGGGTAGGGCCGGGGCGCTGCGCGGCGGCGAGAAGCAGTGCT CATGGGCCTCCTACATGACCAACTCCCCGACTATGATTGTCATGATCGGCCTCCCTGCCCGGGGCAAGACCTACGTGTCCAAGAAGCTCACCCGCTACCTCAACTGGATTGGGGTGCCCACCAAAG tgTTTAATTTAGGAGTGTATCGCCGGGAAGCCGTCAAGTCTTACAAGTCCTACGAGTTCTTCAGGCACGACAACAAAGAGGCCATGGAAATCCGCAA GCAGTGTGCCTTGGTGGCTCTACAAGATGTGAAGGCTTACCTCCTGGAGGAGTGTGGGCAAATAGCT GTGTTTGATGCGACCAACACGACTCGGGAGAGGAGGGACCTGATCTTGAGCTTTGCTAAAGAAAATGCTTTCAAG GTGTTCTTCGTGGAGTCCGTCTGCGACGATCCAGAAGTCATCGCTGCCAACATCCTG gaggtgaaggTTTCCAGCCCTGACTACCCAGAGAGAAACAGGGAGAATGTGATGGATGATTTCCTGAAGAGGATAGAGTGCTACAAGGTCACTTACCAGCCTCTTGATCCTGATGTTTATGACAA AGATCTTTCCTTCATCAAAGTGATCAACGTGGGACAGAGGTTCCTGGTGAACAGAGTCCAGGATTACATCCAGAGTAAAATTGTCTATTACCTGATGAACATCCACGTCCAGCCACGAACCATCTACCTCTGCCGGCACGGCGAGAGCGACTACAACCTCCTTGGCAAGATTGGGGGAGACTCTGGCCTGTCCCCACGTGGGAAGCAG TTTGCTCAGGCACTGAAGAAGTTCATTGAGGAGCAGGAAATTGTTGATCTGAAGGTGTGGACCAGCCAGCTGAAGAGGACAATCCAGACAGCTGAGTCCCTGGGGGTGACATATGAGCAGTGGAAGATTCTCAATGAGATTGATGCT GGGGTCTGTGAAGAAATGACCTATGCAGAGATTGAAGCCAAGTACCCAGAGGAGTTTGCCTTGAGGGATCAGGAGAAATATCTTTATCGCTATCCTGGAGGTGAG TCCTACCAGGACTTGGTCCAACGTTTGGAGCCGGTAATTATGGAGCTGGAAAGGCAAGGCAACGTCCTGGTGATCTCCCACCAGGCAGTTATGAGGTGCCTCTTGGCTTATTTTCTTGACAAGAATGCAG ATGAGCTGCCCTACCTGCGCTGTCCCCTCCACACCATCCTCAAGCTCACTCCTGTTGCATATG GTTGTAAAGTGGAGACCATCACCCTGAATGTGGAAGCAGTGAACACCCACAGGGACAAACCCTCTCTCAACTCA ctcaACCTTCCCATCAGCCCAAGCCCCGTaaggatgagaagaaacagcTTCACGCCGCGGGCCAGCGTGGACGTGGTCAAGCGCCCGCGGCATTACAGCCTGGGGAGCAaacctcttgacctgctggcatctttcccatccctggaagctcAAGATGGAGCTGGCCAACCACAGCTGCAAGTTGGTGTCCAG cCTCATGGGGGAAATGTTTGCCTGTGa
- the PFKFB2 gene encoding 6-phosphofructo-2-kinase/fructose-2,6-bisphosphatase 2 isoform X4, with protein MSAEPRHGGPPRGRAGALRGGEKQCSWASYMTNSPTMIVMIGLPARGKTYVSKKLTRYLNWIGVPTKVFNLGVYRREAVKSYKSYEFFRHDNKEAMEIRKQCALVALQDVKAYLLEECGQIAVFDATNTTRERRDLILSFAKENAFKVFFVESVCDDPEVIAANILEVKVSSPDYPERNRENVMDDFLKRIECYKVTYQPLDPDVYDKDLSFIKVINVGQRFLVNRVQDYIQSKIVYYLMNIHVQPRTIYLCRHGESDYNLLGKIGGDSGLSPRGKQFAQALKKFIEEQEIVDLKVWTSQLKRTIQTAESLGVTYEQWKILNEIDAGVCEEMTYAEIEAKYPEEFALRDQEKYLYRYPGGESYQDLVQRLEPVIMELERQGNVLVISHQAVMRCLLAYFLDKNADELPYLRCPLHTILKLTPVAYGCKVETITLNVEAVNTHRDKPSLNSRMADLMV; from the exons ATGTCGGCGGAGCCCCGGCACGGCGGCCCCCCGCGGGGTAGGGCCGGGGCGCTGCGCGGCGGCGAGAAGCAGTGCT CATGGGCCTCCTACATGACCAACTCCCCGACTATGATTGTCATGATCGGCCTCCCTGCCCGGGGCAAGACCTACGTGTCCAAGAAGCTCACCCGCTACCTCAACTGGATTGGGGTGCCCACCAAAG tgTTTAATTTAGGAGTGTATCGCCGGGAAGCCGTCAAGTCTTACAAGTCCTACGAGTTCTTCAGGCACGACAACAAAGAGGCCATGGAAATCCGCAA GCAGTGTGCCTTGGTGGCTCTACAAGATGTGAAGGCTTACCTCCTGGAGGAGTGTGGGCAAATAGCT GTGTTTGATGCGACCAACACGACTCGGGAGAGGAGGGACCTGATCTTGAGCTTTGCTAAAGAAAATGCTTTCAAG GTGTTCTTCGTGGAGTCCGTCTGCGACGATCCAGAAGTCATCGCTGCCAACATCCTG gaggtgaaggTTTCCAGCCCTGACTACCCAGAGAGAAACAGGGAGAATGTGATGGATGATTTCCTGAAGAGGATAGAGTGCTACAAGGTCACTTACCAGCCTCTTGATCCTGATGTTTATGACAA AGATCTTTCCTTCATCAAAGTGATCAACGTGGGACAGAGGTTCCTGGTGAACAGAGTCCAGGATTACATCCAGAGTAAAATTGTCTATTACCTGATGAACATCCACGTCCAGCCACGAACCATCTACCTCTGCCGGCACGGCGAGAGCGACTACAACCTCCTTGGCAAGATTGGGGGAGACTCTGGCCTGTCCCCACGTGGGAAGCAG TTTGCTCAGGCACTGAAGAAGTTCATTGAGGAGCAGGAAATTGTTGATCTGAAGGTGTGGACCAGCCAGCTGAAGAGGACAATCCAGACAGCTGAGTCCCTGGGGGTGACATATGAGCAGTGGAAGATTCTCAATGAGATTGATGCT GGGGTCTGTGAAGAAATGACCTATGCAGAGATTGAAGCCAAGTACCCAGAGGAGTTTGCCTTGAGGGATCAGGAGAAATATCTTTATCGCTATCCTGGAGGTGAG TCCTACCAGGACTTGGTCCAACGTTTGGAGCCGGTAATTATGGAGCTGGAAAGGCAAGGCAACGTCCTGGTGATCTCCCACCAGGCAGTTATGAGGTGCCTCTTGGCTTATTTTCTTGACAAGAATGCAG ATGAGCTGCCCTACCTGCGCTGTCCCCTCCACACCATCCTCAAGCTCACTCCTGTTGCATATG GTTGTAAAGTGGAGACCATCACCCTGAATGTGGAAGCAGTGAACACCCACAGGGACAAACCCTCTCTCAACTCA AGGATGGCTGACTTAATGGTGTAG
- the YOD1 gene encoding ubiquitin thioesterase OTU1 yields the protein MLRLRCKARSGTHPLPGLTAHSRLRDMQAALAALTGVPATAQRLLLGFPPRSLDLSDGERRLGDLGIHSGDTLIVEEDVSKPKPDSPVVAKRAMSHPLREAVPVLARRVVPADNSCLFTSVYYVVEGGVYDPGCAPEMRSLIAQIVASDPESYCEAVLGKTNREYCDWIRKEETWGGAIEVSILSKFYQCEICVVDTQTVRIDRFGEDAGYTKRVLLIYDGIHYDPLERRIPDTDIPPQTIFSAADDVVLAQALELADEARRKRQFTDVNHFTLRCMVCQKGLTGQAEAREHAKETGHTNFGEV from the exons ATGCTGCGGCTGCGCTGCAAGGCCCGCAGCGGCACCCACCCGCTGCCCGGCCTCACGGCCCACTCCCGCCTCCGCGAcatgcaggcagccctggctgccctcacTGGCGTCCCCGCCACGGCTCAGCGCCTCCTGCTGGGTTTCCCGCCGCGGAGCCTGGACCTCAGCGACGGCGAGAGGAGGCTCGGTGACCTCGGGATCCACTCGG GCGACACTCTGATAGTTGAGGAGGACGTTTCCAAGCCCAAGCCCGACTCGCCCGTGGTCGCCAAGAGAGCCATGTCTCACCCGCTGAGGGAAGCTGTGCCCGTGCTGGCCAGGAGGGTCGTGCCGGCAGACAACTCCTGCCTCTTCACCAGCGTTTACTACGTGGTGGAGGGAGGCGTGTACGACCCGGGCTGCGCCCCGGAGATGCGCAGCCTCATCGCCCAGATCGTCGCCAGCGACCCCGAGTCCTACTGCGAGGCTGTCCTGGGGAAAACCAACAGGGAATACTGTGACTGGATCAGGAAAGAAGAGACTTGGGGAGGAGCCATCGAGGTGTCCATTCTGTCCAAGTTCTACCAGTGCGAGATCTGCGTGGTGGACACCCAGACCGTCCGCATCGACCGCTTCGGGGAGGACGCCGGCTACACCAAGAGGGTCCTCCTGATCTACGACGGGATCCACTACGATCCcctggagaggaggatcccCGACACGGACATTCCTCCCCAGACCATCTTCTCCGCCGCCGACGACGTGGTCCTGGCGCAGGCCCTGGAGCTGGCCGACGAAGCCAGGAGGAAGAGGCAGTTCACCGACGTCAACCACTTCACGCTGAGGTGCATGGTGTGCCAGAAGGGACTGACGGGGCAGGCGGAAGCCAGGGAGCACGCCAAGGAGACTGGGCACACCAACTTCGGGGAGGTGTGA